From the genome of Pseudoxanthomonas sp., one region includes:
- a CDS encoding prealbumin-like fold domain-containing protein has protein sequence MRTRNVSAAAIAACMIAFASLLVPTDAWAQASSCRLEQHGGAGTFDFGPAGGGVTASATLSNMTYDATTSGTVTFVDDGGRAYPTPPSATRWLLTNSNTLTRLVITFSVPMPAHRLGLAIEDLGNGTSTTLPPYDPRITLETTGGAAPSDFVGHALGTATRALYNPATGQVSMAPRDLAAPATLRQSVFLRGDSTALVSSVSLTATGILSGDFIAIRLVSIPSCVRIAKVTTVGTGSFGFTTGGLSTWPGATPGTVTVTTTAIGTAEASPRFYYQAGITGAGVGTSPVTLSEPVPTGWRLTGAQCTDANAARNGNTGSFGTLSGGALTIPGDRMRFESDITCTFANARDVDLSILKAATPASVESGGLVAFTLTASNLTAGSLVEGAILRDPLSAGLDCTDAGLPAPVCSVSGDAQCPAPAALTAAALASPGGVSLPRLAGRASVAVTLQCRVTASGE, from the coding sequence ATGCGAACACGCAACGTATCTGCAGCCGCCATCGCCGCGTGCATGATCGCCTTCGCGAGCCTGCTGGTACCCACCGACGCGTGGGCGCAGGCGTCGTCCTGCCGGCTGGAACAGCATGGCGGCGCGGGCACGTTCGACTTCGGTCCGGCCGGTGGCGGCGTCACCGCCAGCGCCACGCTGTCGAACATGACCTACGATGCCACTACCAGCGGAACGGTGACGTTCGTGGACGACGGTGGGCGTGCCTATCCCACGCCACCGTCGGCGACGCGCTGGCTGTTGACCAACTCGAACACGCTCACGCGCTTGGTCATCACCTTCTCCGTTCCGATGCCCGCACATCGGCTGGGCTTGGCGATCGAGGATCTTGGTAACGGCACCAGCACGACACTGCCTCCGTACGACCCACGGATCACTTTGGAGACGACCGGCGGAGCCGCGCCGTCGGATTTCGTCGGGCATGCGTTGGGAACCGCCACGCGCGCGCTCTACAACCCCGCGACCGGACAGGTCAGCATGGCCCCGCGCGACCTCGCCGCGCCCGCCACGCTCAGGCAGTCCGTCTTCCTCCGCGGCGACAGCACGGCGCTGGTCAGTTCGGTGTCGCTGACGGCCACGGGCATATTGAGTGGCGACTTCATCGCCATCCGCCTGGTCTCGATCCCCTCGTGCGTACGCATCGCCAAGGTCACCACCGTCGGTACCGGGAGCTTCGGCTTCACCACCGGCGGCTTGTCGACCTGGCCCGGCGCCACGCCTGGCACCGTCACCGTGACGACCACGGCGATCGGCACAGCCGAAGCCTCGCCCCGCTTCTATTACCAGGCAGGCATCACCGGGGCCGGCGTGGGCACGAGCCCGGTGACGCTGAGCGAACCGGTGCCGACCGGGTGGCGGCTGACCGGCGCGCAATGCACCGACGCCAACGCCGCCCGCAACGGCAATACGGGCAGTTTCGGCACGCTGTCCGGAGGCGCGCTGACGATTCCCGGCGACCGCATGCGCTTCGAGTCGGACATCACCTGCACGTTCGCCAACGCGCGCGATGTCGACCTGTCCATCCTCAAGGCGGCCACGCCCGCGAGCGTGGAGAGCGGCGGCCTGGTGGCGTTCACCCTGACCGCCAGCAACCTGACCGCCGGCTCGTTGGTGGAAGGCGCGATCCTGCGCGACCCGCTGTCGGCAGGACTCGACTGCACCGACGCCGGCCTGCCGGCACCGGTGTGCTCGGTCAGCGGCGATGCGCAGTGCCCCGCGCCGGCGGCGCTGACCGCGGCGGCGCTCGCCTCGCCTGGCGGCGTCTCCCTGCCACGCCTCGCCGGCCGCGCCAGCGTGGCGGTCACCCTGCAGTGCCGCGTGACCGCCAGCGGCGAATGA